From a single Vibrio tubiashii genomic region:
- a CDS encoding methyl-accepting chemotaxis protein encodes MKFSQKIVAASSALLLVTVTLLSIQQLSTVKQEVEALVDTSLTEMVKGVKNTVVSEMESKKSLAQSTTEVLELDPQNRQLVKQILEKPELKGSFLAVGFGYEADGFVVENDDGWEAGPDYDPRVRPWFKDAKAQGKLVVTDPYVDVSSKKVIISIGTPVKENGQFMAGMFYDMELGGLADLVNSVNLLDAGYLFIVTADGTTIAHPQAENNGENLTKYLPQAKVQEGNQKFEQDGQRLLVHFTKVPSENWYIGAVVDEDIAFAAVDDMRNSSILYVVIGVILSVVVLSFLIKALMKPLATLNDAIQDVASGQGDLTKRLDTNTDQEFAQLAEGFNTFTETLQKQIQQSKAIGAEILRGTEMTVVGAQHSAGAMRSQLEELEQLATAMNEMAVTATEVANNAQGAAAAAKEADDATQDGSSVVSDTTNSIDMLSSRIDQAVEEVQGLESATANIETILKVINDIADQTNLLALNAAIEAARAGESGRGFAVVADEVRTLAQRTQESTTEIRSMIEQLQAGASSVSAAMNESKNTAVDAVDKAQAADGALQRIREAIQRISDMNMQIASAAEEQSLVAEEINSNTVKIKDLSTQVADSAEEANMAMQVQTENVREQDAILNKFIV; translated from the coding sequence ATGAAATTTAGCCAAAAAATCGTTGCGGCTTCATCAGCGCTATTGCTGGTAACTGTAACCCTGTTGTCGATTCAACAGCTAAGCACGGTAAAGCAGGAAGTCGAGGCACTCGTCGATACTAGTCTCACAGAGATGGTAAAAGGGGTGAAAAATACAGTGGTGTCAGAGATGGAGAGTAAAAAATCTCTGGCTCAATCTACGACAGAGGTTCTTGAACTTGACCCTCAAAACCGCCAACTTGTGAAACAGATTCTCGAAAAACCAGAATTGAAGGGAAGTTTCCTTGCGGTAGGATTTGGCTACGAAGCGGATGGTTTCGTAGTAGAAAATGATGATGGTTGGGAAGCAGGGCCTGACTATGATCCTCGTGTACGCCCTTGGTTTAAAGATGCAAAAGCGCAGGGTAAGCTAGTCGTTACTGACCCGTATGTTGATGTCTCTTCCAAGAAGGTGATCATTTCTATTGGTACGCCAGTGAAAGAGAATGGTCAGTTTATGGCTGGCATGTTCTACGACATGGAATTAGGTGGTTTGGCTGACCTTGTCAACAGCGTGAACCTCCTTGATGCTGGTTACCTATTCATTGTTACCGCAGATGGTACGACTATTGCTCACCCACAAGCGGAAAATAATGGTGAGAACCTAACCAAATATTTGCCGCAAGCAAAAGTTCAGGAAGGCAACCAGAAGTTTGAGCAAGATGGTCAACGCTTACTTGTTCACTTTACTAAAGTCCCTTCAGAGAACTGGTACATTGGTGCTGTGGTTGACGAAGACATCGCTTTTGCTGCTGTAGACGACATGCGTAACAGCTCAATCCTTTACGTCGTGATTGGCGTGATATTAAGTGTGGTTGTCTTAAGCTTCTTAATCAAAGCACTGATGAAGCCACTTGCGACGCTAAACGATGCTATTCAGGATGTCGCATCAGGCCAAGGTGATCTAACTAAGCGTTTGGATACCAATACTGATCAAGAGTTCGCCCAGTTAGCGGAAGGATTTAACACCTTTACTGAAACTTTGCAGAAACAGATTCAACAATCGAAAGCGATTGGTGCAGAAATCTTACGTGGCACTGAGATGACCGTCGTCGGCGCGCAGCACTCTGCTGGGGCAATGCGTAGTCAGCTTGAAGAGCTAGAGCAGTTAGCGACCGCGATGAACGAGATGGCGGTAACGGCAACCGAAGTGGCAAACAACGCACAAGGTGCGGCTGCTGCGGCCAAAGAAGCGGATGATGCCACGCAAGACGGTTCATCGGTAGTGAGTGATACGACTAACTCGATAGATATGCTCTCCTCTCGTATTGACCAAGCTGTGGAAGAGGTTCAAGGCCTTGAATCGGCAACTGCAAACATTGAGACCATCTTGAAAGTGATTAATGACATTGCTGACCAGACCAACCTATTGGCACTGAATGCGGCAATTGAGGCAGCTCGTGCTGGTGAGTCTGGACGCGGATTTGCGGTAGTAGCAGATGAAGTTCGCACCCTAGCGCAGCGCACTCAAGAATCAACGACAGAAATTCGTAGCATGATCGAACAGCTCCAAGCAGGTGCGAGTTCGGTATCTGCCGCGATGAATGAAAGTAAAAACACGGCAGTGGATGCGGTAGATAAAGCGCAAGCGGCCGATGGTGCATTGCAGCGCATTCGTGAAGCGATTCAACGTATCAGTGATATGAACATGCAGATCGCATCTGCAGCTGAAGAGCAGAGCTTAGTTGCTGAAGAGATCAACAGCAATACGGTGAAGATTAAAGATCTGTCTACTCAAGTCGCGGACTCAGCAGAAGAAGCGAACATGGCAATGCAGGTTCAAACAGAAAATGTTCGTGAGCAAGACGCCATCCTAAACAAGTTTATTGTCTAG
- a CDS encoding glycine cleavage system protein R, producing MTQHLVITAVGTDRPGVCNQVVHLVTQSGCNIVDSRIALFGNEFTLIMLLTGNNAAVTRVETTLPLLGQEHDLITIMKRTSTHAHLDNTYTLEVFVESDDRPGLTEKFTNFFAAKNIGLSSLSAQTIDKEKINSDNDQFHIAITASVDSGCNLMQLQEDFDTLCQDLSVQGSLNFLKNSQ from the coding sequence ATGACTCAACATCTGGTGATTACTGCGGTAGGAACAGATCGCCCAGGCGTATGCAATCAAGTTGTACACCTGGTCACTCAGTCTGGATGCAATATTGTTGACAGTCGTATCGCCCTATTTGGCAATGAATTTACCCTTATCATGCTGCTCACCGGCAACAACGCAGCAGTGACTCGCGTTGAAACCACTTTACCACTGCTTGGTCAAGAGCATGATCTGATCACCATTATGAAGCGTACTTCTACTCACGCTCATCTTGATAATACCTACACCTTAGAAGTGTTTGTCGAGTCAGATGACAGGCCAGGACTGACAGAAAAATTCACCAATTTTTTCGCTGCGAAGAACATTGGGCTTTCGTCACTCAGTGCGCAAACCATTGATAAAGAAAAAATCAACTCAGATAACGATCAGTTCCATATCGCGATTACTGCGTCAGTAGACTCTGGTTGCAATCTGATGCAGCTGCAAGAAGACTTCGATACTCTTTGTCAAGACTTAAGCGTACAAGGCTCACTAAATTTCTTAAAAAACAGCCAATAA
- the dapA gene encoding 4-hydroxy-tetrahydrodipicolinate synthase — translation MFSGSIVALITPFNHDGEVDYVSLKKLVEYHVAAGSDGIVAVGTTGESATLTIEEHVKVVMKTVEFAEGRIPVIAGTGANATHESVTFSRLLNNSGIAGCLSVTPYYNKPTQEGLFQHYKAIAEESDVPQILYNVPGRTAVDLLPETVARLAEIESIVALKDATGDLSRIAIHRELCGEDFILLSGDDSSGLDFVKQGGNGVISVTNNIAAEDMAKMFRLASEGKYEEAAIINQRLMPLHKNLFVESSPIPVKWAAHKLGLIDHGGLRLPLTELSENARPIVAQAMTEACIY, via the coding sequence ATGTTTTCAGGAAGTATAGTAGCGTTAATTACACCGTTTAATCATGATGGCGAAGTAGACTACGTGAGCCTGAAGAAACTGGTGGAGTACCATGTAGCAGCAGGCAGTGATGGCATCGTTGCAGTGGGCACCACAGGTGAATCGGCGACGCTGACGATTGAAGAGCATGTCAAGGTGGTAATGAAGACGGTTGAGTTTGCAGAGGGCCGTATTCCTGTTATTGCAGGAACAGGGGCAAATGCAACTCATGAATCGGTGACGTTCAGCCGCCTATTAAACAACTCTGGTATCGCAGGTTGTTTGAGCGTGACTCCTTACTACAACAAACCAACTCAAGAAGGTTTGTTCCAGCATTACAAAGCGATCGCAGAAGAGAGCGATGTACCACAAATTTTGTACAACGTACCCGGTCGAACTGCGGTAGACTTGCTGCCAGAAACAGTAGCTCGCCTTGCAGAGATTGAAAGCATTGTTGCACTTAAGGATGCGACAGGTGATTTAAGCAGAATTGCAATTCATCGTGAACTTTGTGGCGAAGATTTTATCTTACTAAGTGGCGACGATTCTTCAGGCCTAGATTTTGTTAAGCAAGGTGGTAATGGCGTTATTTCTGTTACCAACAATATTGCCGCTGAAGATATGGCGAAAATGTTCAGACTTGCAAGTGAAGGTAAGTATGAAGAGGCAGCAATCATCAACCAGCGTTTGATGCCTCTGCATAAAAATCTGTTCGTTGAATCAAGCCCAATCCCAGTGAAATGGGCTGCGCACAAATTAGGCCTAATTGATCACGGTGGTCTGCGTTTACCGCTGACAGAGCTATCTGAAAATGCTCGCCCAATTGTGGCTCAAGCAATGACGGAAGCTTGCATTTACTAA
- a CDS encoding AI-2E family transporter encodes MFEMVSRWYKRRFSDPHAVSLVAILLFGFITIYFFGNLIAPLLVAIVLAYLLEWPVVQLSRLGIPRTLSVIFVILGFSSLMLVAIFGLVPTIWEQVGNLINDIPTMYGGLQAFIAELPHRYPELENFQIVESLVTNAKNQVIVMGETVVKGSLASLVSLATLAVYLILVPLLVFFLLKDKDEMMDMTSGVLPRNRRLATKVWDEMNEQISNYIRGKVMEILIVGGVSYVTFAILDLRYSVLLAVAVGFSVLIPYIGAAAVTVPVAIVGLFQWGLTPQFYWLLIAYGIIQALDGNVLVPVLFSEAVNLHPVAIIVAVLVFGGLWGFWGVFFAIPLATLVKAVWNALPSHDDEVPT; translated from the coding sequence ATGTTTGAAATGGTAAGTCGCTGGTATAAGCGACGTTTTTCTGATCCACACGCCGTAAGTCTTGTTGCGATTCTTCTTTTCGGCTTTATAACCATCTACTTCTTCGGCAATTTGATTGCACCGCTGCTGGTGGCAATCGTACTTGCTTATTTGCTTGAATGGCCTGTGGTGCAGCTTTCTCGCTTAGGCATTCCAAGAACCTTATCGGTTATCTTTGTTATTCTCGGCTTTAGTAGCCTGATGTTGGTCGCCATTTTTGGTTTGGTGCCGACAATTTGGGAGCAGGTCGGTAACTTAATTAATGATATTCCGACCATGTACGGCGGGCTACAAGCCTTTATCGCCGAATTACCGCACCGTTACCCAGAGCTCGAGAATTTCCAGATTGTAGAGTCGTTAGTCACCAACGCCAAAAACCAAGTGATAGTGATGGGCGAGACGGTAGTGAAAGGCTCACTTGCTTCACTAGTTAGCTTGGCAACCTTAGCGGTCTATTTGATTTTGGTTCCACTGTTAGTCTTTTTCTTACTTAAAGATAAAGATGAAATGATGGATATGACCAGTGGTGTTTTACCACGTAACCGTCGTTTGGCCACCAAAGTATGGGATGAGATGAACGAGCAAATCTCTAACTACATTCGCGGTAAGGTGATGGAGATCCTTATTGTCGGTGGCGTTAGTTATGTTACCTTTGCCATCCTTGACCTTCGCTACTCAGTACTACTGGCTGTTGCAGTCGGATTCTCTGTATTGATCCCTTATATTGGTGCTGCGGCGGTAACTGTGCCTGTGGCCATTGTTGGTCTGTTCCAATGGGGCTTAACGCCACAGTTTTATTGGCTGCTGATTGCTTATGGCATCATTCAGGCTCTTGATGGTAACGTTCTGGTTCCCGTTTTATTCTCAGAAGCGGTAAACCTCCACCCTGTGGCAATTATTGTTGCGGTCCTAGTATTCGGCGGTCTATGGGGATTCTGGGGCGTTTTCTTCGCAATCCCGCTGGCGACTTTGGTGAAAGCTGTCTGGAATGCTTTGCCAAGCCATGATGATGAAGTACCGACATAG
- a CDS encoding sulfurtransferase TusA family protein, translating into MEPNILDLRQERCPMALLLAKRHTKNLVAGEQTLLLVSDTSSFADITQYLQKHLFELICEEKDGYYRMQVSRATKPKEVC; encoded by the coding sequence ATGGAACCGAATATTTTGGATTTACGCCAAGAACGTTGCCCTATGGCACTGTTACTTGCTAAGCGTCACACAAAAAATTTGGTTGCTGGAGAGCAAACTCTACTGCTGGTTTCTGATACCAGTTCTTTCGCAGATATTACTCAGTATCTTCAAAAACACTTATTTGAACTAATCTGTGAAGAGAAGGATGGTTATTATCGAATGCAAGTCAGTCGAGCTACAAAACCAAAGGAAGTATGTTGA
- the bcp gene encoding thioredoxin-dependent thiol peroxidase has product MNTLTAGAPAPAFSLLDQNGETVSLGDFKGKKVLFYFYPKAMTPGCTVQAQGLRDVKAELDAHNVVVLGVSIDPVKRLGKFIERDELNFTLLSDEDHAVADQFGVWGEKKFMGKVYDGLHRISFLINEEGVIEHVFNKFKTKTHHEVVLDYLNENK; this is encoded by the coding sequence ATGAACACGCTCACAGCCGGTGCACCAGCGCCAGCCTTCTCTTTACTTGACCAAAATGGCGAAACCGTCTCTCTCGGTGATTTCAAAGGTAAAAAAGTACTGTTTTACTTTTATCCTAAAGCCATGACTCCGGGATGTACTGTTCAAGCACAAGGCCTACGCGATGTTAAAGCTGAGCTTGATGCTCACAACGTTGTGGTTTTAGGTGTTAGCATCGACCCTGTAAAACGTTTAGGAAAGTTTATTGAACGCGATGAACTTAACTTCACGCTTCTTTCTGATGAAGACCATGCAGTTGCCGACCAGTTTGGCGTATGGGGTGAGAAGAAGTTTATGGGTAAGGTTTACGATGGCTTGCACCGTATTAGCTTCCTGATCAACGAAGAAGGCGTCATTGAGCATGTCTTCAATAAGTTCAAGACAAAGACACACCATGAAGTGGTGTTAGATTACTTGAACGAAAACAAGTAA